From a region of the Epinephelus fuscoguttatus linkage group LG21, E.fuscoguttatus.final_Chr_v1 genome:
- the aoc1 gene encoding amiloride-sensitive amine oxidase [copper-containing], whose translation MRLLCPLMLICLAGCSASRSRDWAHHGAPMFADLTAREMKAVRAYLHGIPEMELTDARSNTLKKNSIILMELHVPRKHEALRALDRGQAKPPRQARVIIQFGNQTTPNITEYIVSPLPSPKSHKVKMFKGDRPIHFYSRPVTAAEYHHISEILGKITKKAHKLLFESTGGFSFTNCSDRCLTFSDVGPRGLGPGERRTWIILQKFVEGYFIHPVGFEVLINHQDLDPEKWTVEKVWYNSMYFDSVEELVEKYESGGVEKIKLPDHDDNDLYSTYIPRGHTNTPTNIHGPKLVEPQGPRYHVDRNFVEYAGWSFTYRVRTTAGLQVFDLRFNGERIAYEISLQEAIAFYSGDTPAAMQTKYIDAGWAMGSSTYELAPGIDCPELATFVDLYHYFDTDKPLHHKNALCIFEMTTAMPLRRHFNSNFNGGYNFYAGLENHVLVLRTVSTVYNYDYIWDFLLYQNGVAEVKVSATGYIHSTFFTPNGLHYGNKVYNYVLGNLHTHLIHYKVDLDIAGRENSVESIDLKFVNFTNPWSPKNFVVQSKLEKTLHETERSAAFRFGKKFPRYVHFYNPSEKNKWGHQKGYRIQFNSHANSVLPKDWKEENGITWSRYPLAVTRHKDSEASSSSIYTQNDPWDPTVSFEDYIRNNEDIVNKDLVAWVTVGFLHVPHSEDIPNTATPGNSVGFILRPFNFYDEDPSLASRSTIIVRPGPDGKPKVQRWTPEVIGHCVTDKPFQYNGTYAGV comes from the exons ATGAGGCTTCTCTGTCCACTGATGCTGATCTGCTTGGCTGGTTGTAGTGCCTCTAGATCAAGAGACTGGGCCCATCATGGTGCCCCCATGTTTGCCGACCTCACAGCACGTGAGATGAAAGCTGTCCGGGCCTACCTGCACGGTATTCCGGAAATGGAGCTCACCGATGCTCGTAGCAATACTCTgaagaaaaacagcatcatCCTGATGGAACTTCATGTGCCAAGGAAGCATGAAGCCCTGAGAGCTCTGGACCGTGGGCAGGCCAAACCCCCTCGTCAAGCTCGTGTGATCATCCAGTTTGGAAACCAGACTACTCCCAACATCACTGAATACATCGTCAGCCCTTTGCCATCCCCAAAGTCCCACAAAGTCAAGATGTTCAAGGGGGATAGGCCTATCCACTTTTACTCGAGGCCCGTTACTGCTGCTGAGTATCACCATATTAGTGAGATCCTCGGgaagataacaaaaaaagctCACAAGCTCCTGTTTGAAAGCACAGGGGGGTTTTCCTTTACTAACTGCTCTGACCGCTGCCTGACATTCTCAGATGTAGGTCCCCGTGGGTTGGGTCCAGGTGAAAGGAGAACCTGGATCATATTGCAGAAGTTCGTGGAGGGTTATTTCATTCACCCAGTTGGGTTTGAGGTACTGATCAACCACCAGGACTTGGATCCAGAAAAGTGGACCGTTGAGAAGGTCTGGTATAACAGTATGTACTTTGACAGTGTTGAGGAACTGGTTGAAAAATATGAATCAGGAGGTGTGGAGAAGATCAAACTGCCTGATCATGATGATAATGACCTCTACTCTACCTACATCCCCCGGGGTCACACTAACACACCCACTAATATCCATGGGCCAAAGCTTGTCGAGCCTCAGGGGCCTCGATATCACGTTGACCGCAACTTTGTTGAATATGCCGGATGGTCTTTCACCTACAGAGTCCGCACAACAGCTGGGCTTCAAGTCTTTGACCTGCGTTTTAATGGAGAAAGGATTGCCTATGAGATCAGCCTCCAAGAAGCTATTGCGTTCTATTCTGGTGATACTCCCGCAGCTATGCAAACCAAGTACATAGATGCTGGCTGGGCAATGGGGAGCTCAACCTACGAGTTGGCACCTGGAATCGACTGTCCAGAATTAGCCACCTTTGTTGACCTTTACCACTACTTTGACACAGACAAACCTTTGCACCACAAAAATGCACTCTGTATTTTTGAGATGACCACTGCTATGCCTTTGAGAAGGCATTTCAACTCCAACTTCAACGGGGGATACAACTTCTACGCAGGGCTGGAAAACCATGTTCTGGTGTTGCGGACAGTCTCGACGGTTTACAACTACGATTACATATGGGACTTCCTCTTATACCAGAATGGGGTGGCAGAGGTAAAGGTCAGCGCCACCGGATACATCCACTCCACTTTCTTTACACCTAACGGACTTCACTATGGTAACAAGGTGTACAACTATGTGCTGGGTaacctccacacacacctcatccatTACAAAGTTGACCTGGATATTGCTG GTCGGGAGAACAGCGTTGAGTCAATTGATCTGAAATTCGTCAACTTCACAAACCCCTGGAGCCCGAAGAATTTCGTCGTCCAGTCCAAACTTGAGAAGACACTGCATGAGACCGAGCGATCTGCCGCTTTCCGCTTCGGCAAAAAGTTCCCCCGCTATGTGCACTTTTACAACCccagtgagaaaaataaatgggGACACCAGAAGGGTTACCGTATTCAGTTTAACTCACATGCCAACAGCGTTCTGCCAAAAGACTGGAAAGAGGAAAATGGCATCACCTGGTCAAG GTATCCTCTGGCTGTGACTCGTCATAAAGATAGtgaagccagcagcagcagcatttacaCCCAGAACGACCCCTGGGATCCTACTGTGTCCTTTGAGGACTACATCCGCAACAATGAAGACATAGTCAACAAG GACCTGGTCGCCTGGGTGACAGTGGGCTTCCTCCATGTGCCTCACTCAGAGGACATCCCCAACACGGCAACACCCGGCAACTCAGTAGGCTTCATCCTCCGACCCTTCAACTTTTATGACGAAGACCCTTCGTTGGCGTCCAGAAGCACCATCATTGTCCGGCCGGGACCGGACGGCAAGCCCAAGGTCCAGAGATGGACACCTGAGGTCATAGGTCACTGTGTGACAGACAAGCCATTCCAATACAATGGCACTTACGCAGGAGTCTAG